From Candidatus Rokuibacteriota bacterium, one genomic window encodes:
- a CDS encoding alkaline phytoceramidase, with product MTVVLWTALRPRFGQDPSYHAFADVRTLLGVPNAFDVLSNLAFAAVGIAALLFLARRSDAFVDRRERLPWLVLFLGVALTGVGSAWYHLAPDNARLVWDRLPMTLGFMGLLAALLAERVSVRLGLALLPVLLVAGLTSVVYWHVTEMAGRGDLRPYYLVQVYPLLAIPLLLAVFPARYTGAANLVVALAFYLAAKVAESYDAAIYGFGGLVSGHTLKHLLAAVGAWWLLRMLRHRALLPAQSMRASGRSLVG from the coding sequence ATGACCGTCGTCCTCTGGACGGCGCTGCGGCCTCGCTTCGGACAAGACCCGTCCTACCATGCCTTTGCGGACGTGAGGACGCTGCTCGGCGTACCGAACGCATTCGACGTCCTCTCCAACCTCGCCTTCGCCGCCGTCGGGATCGCGGCGCTTCTGTTCCTGGCCCGCCGCTCGGATGCCTTCGTCGACCGGCGCGAGCGGCTCCCGTGGCTCGTGCTCTTCCTCGGCGTCGCGCTCACCGGCGTCGGTTCGGCGTGGTATCACCTCGCGCCTGACAACGCGCGCCTGGTCTGGGACCGTCTCCCCATGACGCTCGGGTTCATGGGGCTCCTCGCAGCGCTTCTCGCGGAGCGGGTATCGGTGCGGCTCGGCCTGGCGCTCCTGCCCGTACTCCTCGTGGCCGGGCTCACGAGCGTCGTGTACTGGCATGTGACGGAGATGGCTGGCCGCGGCGACCTCCGGCCCTACTATCTGGTGCAGGTCTACCCGCTCCTGGCGATTCCCTTGCTCCTCGCCGTGTTCCCGGCCCGGTACACGGGCGCCGCCAACCTCGTCGTCGCCCTGGCCTTCTACCTTGCTGCCAAGGTCGCCGAGAGTTACGACGCGGCCATCTACGGTTTCGGCGGCCTCGTGAGCGGCCACACGCTGAAACACCTCCTCGCCGCGGTGGGCGCGTGGTGGCTCTTGCGCATGCTGCGGCACCGGGCGCTTCTCCCTGCCCAGTCGATGCGAGCCAGCGGGCGCTCGCTGGTCGGGTAG